In the genome of Labrus mixtus chromosome 21, fLabMix1.1, whole genome shotgun sequence, one region contains:
- the LOC132955205 gene encoding mucin-13-like isoform X1: MAPNFKLFSLIWLVAAFPTPQATTAADGTPVPPPQATTEANGTLVPTSQETTAGPGGSSATPQVTPDRPSTKPPLTPAPTKPLPGPCESNPCGDGSTCVPRFNQMFECLCLPGRVYNKDSSTCESAKVFPGQLTLTNKYNSNHADPTSEDFLNVSKGVVTELDDVFKSTTGYSKSIVLKLKSTSSVRVWFRATSGILAEVENIFEPAAVIDTKTITETLKKAIKDSSKDSILNGAAFKEDDLCTSKPCDVETTDCTGKDGSFDCSCKDDYIKTSYSDRVCVACPSGQKAGPSGCVACTFGYSGLNCNESWQLALVVVSVVVGLLLISAIVMVVLARRYVFHLLIKQFVITFSSLSCFCHILSSSCKSLTF; this comes from the exons ATGGCTCCAAACTTCAAACTCTTCTCACTCATTTGGCTAGTTGCAGCCT TCCCAACACCTCAAGCAACAACAGCCGCTGATGGTACACCAGTCCCACCACCTCAAGCAACAACAGAAGCTAATGGTACACTAGTCCCAACATCGCAAGAAACAACGGCAGGTCCAGGTGGTTCATCGGCAACACCTCAAGTAACACCAGATCGTCCATCCACAAAACCACCATTAACACCAGCTCCAACAAAACCACTTCCAG GCCCATGTGAGTCAAACCCATGCGGCGATGGTAGCACCTGTGTACCTCGTTTCaatcaaatgtttgaatgcCTGTGTTTGCCTGGTAGGGTTTACAATAAAGACAGCAGCACTTGTGAGAGTG cCAAGGTTTTCCCTGGACAACTGACCCTGACAAACAAGTACAATTCAAACCATGCAGACCCCACATCAGAAGACTTTCTGAATGTGTCTAAAGGCGTTGTTACAGAG CTGGACGATGTTTTTAAGTCAACTACTGGCTACTCTAAATCTATAGTGCTGAAACTGAA gTCCACTAGTAGTGTCAGAGTGTGGTTCAGGGCGACGTCAGGTATCTTGGCTGAAGTAGAGAACATCTTTGAGCCAGCAGCTGTCATTGATACTAAAACAATTACAGAAACATTGAAAAAGGCGATTAAAGACTCATCTAAAGACTCTATCCTGAATGGGGCAGCTTTTAAAG AGGATGACCTGTGTACTTCAAAACCTTGTGATGTGGAAACCACTGATTGCACTGGCAAGGATGGATCTTTTGACTGTTCATGTAAGGACGACTACATTAAGACGAGCTACAGCGACAGAGTATGCGTTG CTTGTCCCAGTGGGCAAAAAGCTGGGCCCAGTGGTTGTGTCGC ttgtaCATTTGGTTATTCTGGCTTAAACTGCAATGAAT CATGGCAACTTGCGCTGGTAGTCGTGTCTGTTGTTGTAGGACTGCTGCTCATCTCAGCCATTGTTATGGTTGTATTGGCACGCAGGTACGTTTTCCATCTACTCATTAAACAATTTGTCATTACTTTTTCAtctctgtcatgtttttgtcatattctctcttcttcatgcaAGTCATTAACCTTTTAA
- the LOC132955205 gene encoding mucin-13-like isoform X2 produces MAPNFKLFSLIWLVAACLAPQATSAADGTPVPPPQETTAADGGSSATPQVTPDRPSTKPPLTPAPTKPLPGPCESNPCGDGSTCVPRFNQMFECLCLPGRVYNKDSSTCESAKVFPGQLTLTNKYNSNHADPTSEDFLNVSKGVVTELDDVFKSTTGYSKSIVLKLKSTSSVRVWFRATSGILAEVENIFEPAAVIDTKTITETLKKAIKDSSKDSILNGAAFKEDDLCTSKPCDVETTDCTGKDGSFDCSCKDDYIKTSYSDRVCVACPSGQKAGPSGCVACTFGYSGLNCNESWQLALVVVSVVVGLLLISAIVMVVLARRYVFHLLIKQFVITFSSLSCFCHILSSSCKSLTF; encoded by the exons ATGGCTCCAAACTTCAAACTCTTCTCACTCATTTGGCTAGTTGCAGCCTGTCTTG CACCTCAAGCGACATCAGCTGCTGATGGTACACCAGTCCCACCACCTCAAGAAACAACAGCCGCTGATG GTGGTTCATCGGCAACACCTCAAGTAACACCAGATCGTCCATCCACAAAACCACCATTAACACCAGCTCCAACAAAACCACTTCCAG GCCCATGTGAGTCAAACCCATGCGGCGATGGTAGCACCTGTGTACCTCGTTTCaatcaaatgtttgaatgcCTGTGTTTGCCTGGTAGGGTTTACAATAAAGACAGCAGCACTTGTGAGAGTG cCAAGGTTTTCCCTGGACAACTGACCCTGACAAACAAGTACAATTCAAACCATGCAGACCCCACATCAGAAGACTTTCTGAATGTGTCTAAAGGCGTTGTTACAGAG CTGGACGATGTTTTTAAGTCAACTACTGGCTACTCTAAATCTATAGTGCTGAAACTGAA gTCCACTAGTAGTGTCAGAGTGTGGTTCAGGGCGACGTCAGGTATCTTGGCTGAAGTAGAGAACATCTTTGAGCCAGCAGCTGTCATTGATACTAAAACAATTACAGAAACATTGAAAAAGGCGATTAAAGACTCATCTAAAGACTCTATCCTGAATGGGGCAGCTTTTAAAG AGGATGACCTGTGTACTTCAAAACCTTGTGATGTGGAAACCACTGATTGCACTGGCAAGGATGGATCTTTTGACTGTTCATGTAAGGACGACTACATTAAGACGAGCTACAGCGACAGAGTATGCGTTG CTTGTCCCAGTGGGCAAAAAGCTGGGCCCAGTGGTTGTGTCGC ttgtaCATTTGGTTATTCTGGCTTAAACTGCAATGAAT CATGGCAACTTGCGCTGGTAGTCGTGTCTGTTGTTGTAGGACTGCTGCTCATCTCAGCCATTGTTATGGTTGTATTGGCACGCAGGTACGTTTTCCATCTACTCATTAAACAATTTGTCATTACTTTTTCAtctctgtcatgtttttgtcatattctctcttcttcatgcaAGTCATTAACCTTTTAA
- the LOC132955205 gene encoding mucin-13-like isoform X3 — protein sequence MAPNFKLFSLIWLVAAFPTPQATTAADGTPVPPPQATTEANGTLVPTSQETTAGPGGSSATPQVTPDRPSTKPPLTPAPTKPLPGPCESNPCGDGSTCVPRFNQMFECLCLPGRVYNKDSSTCESAKVFPGQLTLTNKYNSNHADPTSEDFLNVSKGVVTELDDVFKSTTGYSKSIVLKLKSTSSVRVWFRATSGILAEVENIFEPAAVIDTKTITETLKKAIKDSSKDSILNGAAFKACPSGQKAGPSGCVACTFGYSGLNCNESWQLALVVVSVVVGLLLISAIVMVVLARRYVFHLLIKQFVITFSSLSCFCHILSSSCKSLTF from the exons ATGGCTCCAAACTTCAAACTCTTCTCACTCATTTGGCTAGTTGCAGCCT TCCCAACACCTCAAGCAACAACAGCCGCTGATGGTACACCAGTCCCACCACCTCAAGCAACAACAGAAGCTAATGGTACACTAGTCCCAACATCGCAAGAAACAACGGCAGGTCCAGGTGGTTCATCGGCAACACCTCAAGTAACACCAGATCGTCCATCCACAAAACCACCATTAACACCAGCTCCAACAAAACCACTTCCAG GCCCATGTGAGTCAAACCCATGCGGCGATGGTAGCACCTGTGTACCTCGTTTCaatcaaatgtttgaatgcCTGTGTTTGCCTGGTAGGGTTTACAATAAAGACAGCAGCACTTGTGAGAGTG cCAAGGTTTTCCCTGGACAACTGACCCTGACAAACAAGTACAATTCAAACCATGCAGACCCCACATCAGAAGACTTTCTGAATGTGTCTAAAGGCGTTGTTACAGAG CTGGACGATGTTTTTAAGTCAACTACTGGCTACTCTAAATCTATAGTGCTGAAACTGAA gTCCACTAGTAGTGTCAGAGTGTGGTTCAGGGCGACGTCAGGTATCTTGGCTGAAGTAGAGAACATCTTTGAGCCAGCAGCTGTCATTGATACTAAAACAATTACAGAAACATTGAAAAAGGCGATTAAAGACTCATCTAAAGACTCTATCCTGAATGGGGCAGCTTTTAAAG CTTGTCCCAGTGGGCAAAAAGCTGGGCCCAGTGGTTGTGTCGC ttgtaCATTTGGTTATTCTGGCTTAAACTGCAATGAAT CATGGCAACTTGCGCTGGTAGTCGTGTCTGTTGTTGTAGGACTGCTGCTCATCTCAGCCATTGTTATGGTTGTATTGGCACGCAGGTACGTTTTCCATCTACTCATTAAACAATTTGTCATTACTTTTTCAtctctgtcatgtttttgtcatattctctcttcttcatgcaAGTCATTAACCTTTTAA